One window of the Chitinophaga niabensis genome contains the following:
- a CDS encoding cellulase family glycosylhydrolase, which translates to MKKNDNRFLLAVMMVLISFGFYQCANPNQKAEEKETTNGIWPVEKANEWYKKWGWLRGCDFIPSTAINQLEMWQAETFDTATISRELGYAESIGMNIMRVYLHHAAWEIDKDGFKKRVSTYLDIAERHGINTLFVFFDDCWNPTYHTGTQPVPKPGVHNSGWVQDPGNLYNEDTTLVKVLEAYVTDVLTTFKDDKRIVLWDLYNEPGNSDRGDSSMVLLQKVFTWARAVNPSQPLSVGVWRKDLKALNEFQLNNSDITTYHNYNGPEEHQTVIDSLRKRTGRPLICTEYMARRNNSLFSNIMPILKKENVGAINWGLVEGKTNTIYAWDTPIPDGSQPALWFHDIFRKDGSPYKQSEVDSIKMLTGK; encoded by the coding sequence ATGAAAAAAAATGACAACAGGTTTTTATTAGCAGTTATGATGGTGCTGATATCATTCGGTTTCTATCAATGTGCGAACCCAAACCAGAAAGCGGAAGAAAAAGAAACAACAAACGGCATTTGGCCAGTTGAAAAAGCAAATGAATGGTACAAGAAATGGGGCTGGCTTCGTGGATGTGATTTTATACCCAGCACCGCCATCAACCAGCTGGAAATGTGGCAGGCAGAAACGTTTGATACCGCCACTATTAGCAGGGAACTCGGGTATGCTGAAAGCATCGGTATGAATATCATGAGAGTTTACCTCCACCATGCGGCATGGGAAATAGATAAGGATGGCTTTAAGAAGCGGGTATCCACCTATCTTGATATTGCAGAACGGCATGGAATAAACACCTTGTTTGTTTTCTTCGATGATTGCTGGAACCCTACGTATCATACGGGTACACAGCCTGTACCAAAACCCGGTGTTCATAATTCGGGCTGGGTGCAGGACCCGGGAAATCTCTATAATGAGGATACTACACTTGTAAAAGTACTGGAGGCATATGTAACGGATGTGCTCACTACTTTTAAAGATGATAAACGTATTGTACTGTGGGACCTGTATAATGAACCAGGAAACTCTGACAGAGGCGATAGCAGTATGGTTTTACTGCAAAAGGTATTTACCTGGGCCCGCGCGGTTAACCCAAGCCAGCCACTGTCTGTGGGCGTATGGCGTAAAGATCTGAAAGCATTGAACGAGTTTCAGCTGAATAATTCAGACATCACCACCTATCACAACTATAATGGGCCTGAGGAGCATCAAACGGTGATCGATTCTTTAAGAAAAAGGACCGGAAGGCCTTTGATCTGCACGGAATATATGGCCAGGAGGAATAACAGCCTGTTCAGTAATATTATGCCGATATTAAAGAAAGAAAACGTTGGAGCCATTAACTGGGGGCTTGTTGAAGGCAAAACCAATACCATTTATGCCTGGGATACGCCCATACCGGATGGCAGCCAGCCTGCATTGTGGTTCCATGATATCTTCAGAAAAGATGGAAGCCCTTATAAACAATCAGAGGTGGATTCTATAAAGATGTTAACAGGAAAGTAA
- a CDS encoding alpha-hydroxy acid oxidase, with protein sequence MKTQSYDPRYPGMDDLIKKAKSRIPKFAFEYLDGGCNEDVNLYKNTSEIREVELIPNYLTKQQPVHLKTELFGHTYDAPFGISPVGLQGLIWPGSPEILARSAFENNIPFILSTVSTSTIERISEITEGRAWYQLYHPAENSLRDKIIQRAEAAHCPVLVILSDVPTFGYRPRDIRNGLAMPPRMTLRNILQIMGRPHWAVNTLIQGQPSFQILKPYMPKGLNMQKLGAFMDATFNGKLDEEKIKPIRDMWKGKLVIKGIAGEQDTEAAIRLGLDGIIVSNHGGRQLDAGESAIHSLQRIVPKYKDKITIMMDSGIRTGPDIARTIASGAQFTFMGRTFMYGVAAMGKNGGDHTIAILKKQLTQVMAQVGCNTPAELERYLVKKGA encoded by the coding sequence ATGAAAACACAATCATACGATCCACGTTATCCCGGCATGGACGACCTGATCAAAAAGGCTAAAAGCCGTATCCCGAAATTCGCCTTTGAATACCTCGATGGCGGCTGTAATGAAGATGTTAATCTTTATAAAAACACTTCGGAGATCCGCGAAGTGGAACTGATCCCTAACTATCTGACCAAACAACAACCCGTTCATCTGAAAACGGAGCTTTTCGGTCATACGTACGATGCACCTTTCGGCATCTCTCCTGTTGGGTTACAGGGGCTGATATGGCCCGGCTCTCCGGAAATCCTTGCCAGATCTGCATTTGAAAATAATATTCCGTTCATCTTAAGTACCGTGAGCACCAGCACCATTGAGCGGATCAGTGAAATTACCGAAGGCCGTGCCTGGTACCAGCTCTACCATCCTGCCGAGAACTCCCTGCGCGACAAGATCATTCAGCGGGCTGAAGCAGCGCACTGCCCTGTACTGGTGATCCTCAGTGATGTACCCACTTTCGGCTACCGCCCCCGGGATATCAGGAACGGACTGGCCATGCCCCCGCGCATGACACTCCGGAATATCCTGCAAATTATGGGCAGGCCGCATTGGGCTGTTAATACGCTGATACAGGGGCAACCCTCTTTCCAAATCCTGAAGCCCTATATGCCAAAAGGCCTCAATATGCAGAAGCTGGGTGCGTTTATGGACGCCACTTTCAATGGCAAACTGGATGAAGAAAAGATAAAGCCTATCAGGGATATGTGGAAAGGTAAACTGGTGATCAAAGGTATTGCCGGAGAACAGGATACCGAAGCAGCCATCCGGCTGGGCCTGGATGGTATTATTGTTTCCAATCATGGTGGCAGGCAGCTGGATGCCGGAGAATCAGCGATCCACTCCCTGCAACGGATTGTGCCAAAGTATAAGGACAAGATCACGATTATGATGGACAGCGGGATCAGGACCGGGCCGGATATTGCCCGTACCATTGCTTCCGGGGCACAGTTCACCTTTATGGGAAGGACATTTATGTATGGGGTTGCGGCTATGGGGAAAAATGGCGGGGACCACACGATCGCTATTCTGAAAAAACAGCTGACACAAGTGATGGCGCAGGTGGGATGTAATACCCCTGCAGAACTGGAGAGATACCTGGTGAAAAAAGGAGCATAA
- a CDS encoding AraC family transcriptional regulator encodes MNIHLLKIPLTQEHSFSVRYDVVPHFYDKWHYHPEIELVYIIKGSGQLFIGDNVGQFEFGDMLLLGSDLPHLWRSDEKFLKKGSSLKVEAIVIHFLPGCFGEHFFALPENQSIARLLEKAQQGIRIKAAAKARVSDMMKKLLQARHAERIIGLMQILHTIAFSKDTKPVCSKGLLFEYSPMETERLNNIYQYILNNFSRQITLQEIAEVAHLSEQSFCRYFKSRVKKTFSEFLIEIRIGKACKLLAETNKSVAEICYDCGYNSFSNFNRHFKSITGKTPLVHRKQYMDRQVPVLG; translated from the coding sequence TTGAATATCCATCTTTTAAAGATCCCTTTAACACAGGAACATTCTTTCAGCGTCCGGTACGATGTGGTGCCGCATTTTTACGATAAGTGGCATTATCACCCGGAGATAGAACTGGTGTACATCATAAAGGGATCAGGGCAGTTATTCATCGGCGATAATGTAGGGCAGTTTGAATTCGGGGATATGCTGCTGCTGGGTAGCGACCTGCCACATTTATGGCGCAGTGATGAAAAGTTCCTGAAAAAGGGCTCTTCCCTAAAAGTAGAAGCGATTGTTATCCATTTTTTACCCGGTTGTTTTGGCGAACACTTCTTCGCATTACCGGAAAACCAGTCCATTGCCCGGTTGCTGGAAAAGGCGCAGCAGGGAATCAGGATCAAAGCTGCGGCAAAAGCCCGGGTGAGTGATATGATGAAGAAATTGCTGCAGGCCAGACATGCGGAACGCATTATAGGGTTGATGCAGATCTTGCATACGATCGCTTTCTCTAAAGACACCAAACCGGTATGCAGCAAGGGCTTGTTGTTTGAATACAGCCCGATGGAAACAGAAAGACTGAATAATATCTACCAATACATCCTCAATAACTTTTCCAGACAGATCACCCTGCAGGAGATAGCGGAAGTGGCACACCTGAGTGAACAATCGTTCTGCAGGTATTTCAAATCAAGGGTGAAGAAAACGTTTTCTGAGTTCCTGATAGAGATCAGGATAGGGAAGGCCTGCAAACTGCTGGCAGAAACAAACAAGAGTGTGGCAGAGATCTGTTACGATTGCGGGTATAATAGTTTTTCCAATTTCAACAGGCATTTTAAATCTATTACAGGCAAAACGCCCCTGGTGCATAGGAAGCAATATATGGACAGGCAGGTGCCAGTTTTAGGGTAA